In a single window of the Thunnus albacares chromosome 1, fThuAlb1.1, whole genome shotgun sequence genome:
- the LOC122985107 gene encoding inactive serine protease PAMR1-like, translating into MFTFFIRKIPMPNFLDFKHYYFLLIFCFCVTAWPHAQKGDNCPSSEWSVMCRPCCEYHLIQCRCPSQGLKVGYTVPCCRNALDECDPCIIHPGCSLFENCKTCHNGTWRANDDFFVKGKYCTDCRQGWSGGDCKTCGGVIQRAQGHIVLESYPTNARCEWRVQAQRGSSVELRFSQISLESDHNCRYDYIEVRDGDELSSPVIGRFCGDQPPPPIKSSRNILHILFSSDGYNNFDGFVLTFQESSVSVVKNPTCASPEKPVNGYLLPVSGLKEELVYNYHCHPPFILIGSQQTTCMPNGTWSGTPPTCVKAQTNTVRCSPPPKLLNGYYRPAPDTAGGAQTIEFSCKNSYILSGNHKSTCLTNGSWSHRPPKCVRACREPKVSELVRQSVVKPHLISRGSPDQRLRLSSTYNMHDLLSAGFIPLTLDRQSKKNEAPLEFPRGFHPVHTSIEYKCASPFYHHSGSSRRTCLKTGRWSGRHVSCSPVCGKFDTFSTHNLTDTQWPWHAAIYIRSPPDHTTSSHRPPVMTVWDQQGPSEESTFWYLACSGALLSQRGVLVAAHCVVEKDKQQPLHPAHVKVVVGTQYQTSKNRIKSLRYLKVSDILVHPDFFSSPDSDVAVLKLMDKAKISERVLPVCLPEIQGGEVMAQEAFTVEWMSPNDHKSSSRYTPLSQTKLVELGDIAQCERAFAKGGAHSTVLSHNTLCVISKPSSPQSPCPRVIPGIAITPPVFSSTSGNLSSHEETQGASSASWQLLGLESFIYEETNCHQQTYTVQTKIANFRDWIKENMK; encoded by the exons ATGTTCACTTTCTTCATAAGAAAAATACCAATGCCCAACTTTCTGGACTTCAAACACTACTATTTCctcctcattttctgtttctgtgtaacAGCTTGGCCACATG CTCAAAAAGGGGACAACTGCCCAAGCTCTGAGTGGAGTGTCATGTGTCGTCCATGTTGTGAGTACCACCTGATCCAGTGTCGGTGTCCCTCACAAGGGTTGAAGGTGGGCTACACTGTTCCCTGCTGTCGAAATGCCCTGGATGAGTGTGACCCCTGTATCATTCACCCAG GTTGCAGTCTCTTTGAGAACTGTAAAACCTGCCACAATGGAACATGGAGAGCCAATGATGATTTCTTTGTCAAGGGAAAGTATTGTACAGACTGCCGCCAAGGCTGGAGTGGAGGAGACTGTAAAA CCTGTGGAGGTGTCATTCAGCGAGCTCAAGGTCACATAGTCCTGGAGAGTTACCCAACAAATGCTCGATGTGAATGGAGAGTGCAAGCACAGAGGGGCAGCAGTGTCGAGCTAAG GTTTTCACAGATCAGTCTAGAGTCTGACCATAACTGTCGTTATGACTACATCGAAGTGCGTGACGGCGACGAACTGAGCTCCCCTGTGATTGGACGGTTTTGTGGGGATCAACCACCTCCTCCAATAAAAAGCTCCAGGAACATATTACACATCCTGTTCTCCTCAGATGGCTACAACAACTTTGATGGCTTTGTTCTTACTTTTCAGGAGAGTTCAG TTTCAGTCGTCAAGAATCCAACGTGTGCATCCCCAGAGAAACCAGTGAATGGATATTTGCTACCTGTATCTGGCCTGAAGGAGGAGCTTGTATATAACTACCATTGCCATCCACCTTTCATACTGATCGGCTCCCAGCAGACGACCTGTATGCCTAATGGTACATGGAGTGGCACACCTCCCACATGTGTAAAAG cacaaacaaacacggTCCGGTGTTCCCCTCCACCCAAATTGCTCAATGGCTACTACAGACCTGCTCCTGACACAGCTGGAGGCGCACAAACGATTGAGTTTTCCTGTAAAAACTCTTACATTCTGAGTGGAAACCACAAGAGTACCTGCCTCACTAATGGATCCTGGAGTCACAGGCCACCCAAGTGTGTGAGAG CCTGTCGAGAGCCCAAAGTGTCTGAACTTGTGCGACAAAGTGTTGTAAAGCCACACCTTATATCAAG AGGGAGTCCAGATCAAAGACTTCGCCTCTCATCCACGTATAACATGCATGACTTGTTGTCTGCTGGCTTTATTCCACTAACTTTGGATAGACAGTCCAAAAAAAATGAGGCTCCCTTAGAGTTTCCTCGTGGCTTTCACCCAGTCCACACGAGCATCGAGTACAAGTGTGCCTCACCTTTCTACCACCACTCCGGAAGTTCCCGACGCACCTGTCTGAAGACTGGCAGGTGGAGTGGGCGCCATGTCTCCTGTTCACCAg TGTGTGGCAAATTTGACACTTTCAGCACACACAACCTCACAGACACTCAGTGGCCATGGCACGCAGCCATCTATATCCGCTCCCCTCCTGATCACACCACCAGCAGCCACAGGCCCCCTGTAATGACCGTGTGGGACCAGCAGGGGCCCTCAGAAGAGTCCACATTCTGGTACCTGGCCTGCAGTGGGGCTCTGCTCAGCCAGCGAGGCGTCCTGGTGGCGGCTCACTGTGTGGTTGAGAAGGACAAACAGCAGCCGCTTCACCCGGCCCATGTGAAGGTTGTTGTAGGCACACAGTACCAGACATCCAAGAATCGGATAAAAAGCCTGCGCTACCTCAAG GTTTCAGACATCTTGGTGCATCCAGATTTTTTCTCTTCACCAGACTCTGATGTGGCTGTGCTCAAGCTTATGGACAAAGCCAAGATCAGTGAGCGTGTGTTACCAGTATGTCTACCCGAAATACAAGGAGGAGAGGTGATGGCTCAGGAGGCTTTTACTGTGGAGTGGATGTCCCCAAATGATCACAAGAGTTCAAGCCGCTACACTCCCTTAAGCCAGACGAAACTTGTTGAGTTGGGTGATATTGCTCAATGTGAAAGGGCATTTGCTAAAGGAGGAGCACATTCCACAGTGCTCAGTCACAATACATTGTGTGTCATTAGCAAACCATCCAGTCCTCAAAGCCCTTGTCCCAGAGTTATCCCAGGCATCGCAATCACACCGCCTGTGTTTTCATCCACAAGTGGCAACTTGTCCAGTCACGAGGAGACTCAGGGAGCCTCTAGTGCAAGCTGGCAGTTGCTTGGTTTAGAGAGTTTCATCTATGAGGAAACAAACTGCCACCAACAGACTTACACAGTTCAGACAAAAATAGCCAACTTTCGAGACTGGATAAAGGAAAATATgaagtag
- the slc35c1 gene encoding GDP-fucose transporter 1 isoform X1, giving the protein MNRTQLKRSSILRMALAGSETMDPDGHGETFLLRAVRIAAVVVLYWFVSITMVFLNNHLLDNRDLDAPLFVTFYQCVVTVGLCWLMQLLSRLCPRLIDFPSVRFDVKTSREVLPLSVVFICMITFNNLCLKYVGVAFYTVGRSLSTVFNVLLSYVILKQTTSLQALLCCAFILGGFWLGVDQESMAGSLSWSGVFFGVLASAFVSLNAIYTKKVMPAVDGNIWKLSYYNNINACVLFLPLILVFGELGHLANFSRLSDLGFWGMMTVGGVFGFTIGYVTGLQIKYTSPLTHNVSGTAKACAQTVIAVVYNSSSKSLLWWTSNMMVLCGSSAYTWVKSLEMKKTPYKVPQDSAKEKLLSGEKGNMGV; this is encoded by the exons ATGAACAGGACACAGCTGAAGCGGTCCAGTATCTTGAGAATGGCTCTGGCCGGCTCGGAAACGATGGACCCAGACGGACACGGAGAGACTTTCTTACTCCGAGCTGTTAGAATAGCAGCTGTTGTTGTATTGTACTGGTTCGTCTCAATCACAATGGTGTTCCTCAATAATCATCTTCTGGACAACCGTGATTTGGACGCGCCGTTATTTGTGACTTTTTATCAGTGTGTGGTGACTGTCGGGCTGTGCTGGCTCATGCAGCTGCTGTCCAGGTTGTGCCCGAGACTGATCGACTTCCCGTCGGTCAGATTCGACGTGAAGACGTCCCGGGAGGTTCTGCCGCTGTCTGTCGTGTTCATCTGCATGATCACCTTCAACAACCTGTGCCTGAAATATGTCGGAGTGGCTTTCTACACAGTCGGTCGCTCCCTCAGCACAGTTTTTAATGTGCTGCTTTCATATGTCATCCTGAAACAGACCACATCTCTCCAAGCCTTACTGTGTTGTGCTTTCATCTTAG GTGGATTCTGGCTCGGTGTGGACCAGGAAAGCATGGCGGGGTCCCTCTCCTGGTCAGGCGTCTTTTTCGGGGTGCTGGCCAGCGCCTTTGTGTCTCTCAACGCCATCTACACAAAGAAAGTGATGCCTGCAGTAGATGGAAACATCTGGAAACTGTCCTACTACAACAACATCAATGCCTGCGTCCTCTTCCTCCCACTTATTCTTGTGTTTGGAGAGTTGGGTCATCTCGCCAACTTCAGTCGCCTGTCTGATCTCGGGTTTTGGGGCATGATGACAGTCGGAGGAGTGTTTGGTTTCACTATCGGCTACGTCACAGGCCTCCAGATCAAGTATACGAGTCCGCTCACGCACAACGTCTCAGGGACTGCAAAGGCCTGCGCTCAGACTGTTATTGCAGTAGTGTACAACTCGTCAAGTAAAAGCCTGCTGTGGTGGACCAGTAACATGATGGTTCTCTGTGGCTCATCAGCCTACACTTGGGTCAAAAGCCTAGAAATGAAGAAGACTCCCTACAAAGTCCCCCAGGATTCAGCCAAGGAAAAACTGCTGTCAGGGGAGAAAGGCAACATGGGAGTGTAA
- the slc35c1 gene encoding GDP-fucose transporter 1 isoform X2, which yields MALAGSETMDPDGHGETFLLRAVRIAAVVVLYWFVSITMVFLNNHLLDNRDLDAPLFVTFYQCVVTVGLCWLMQLLSRLCPRLIDFPSVRFDVKTSREVLPLSVVFICMITFNNLCLKYVGVAFYTVGRSLSTVFNVLLSYVILKQTTSLQALLCCAFILGGFWLGVDQESMAGSLSWSGVFFGVLASAFVSLNAIYTKKVMPAVDGNIWKLSYYNNINACVLFLPLILVFGELGHLANFSRLSDLGFWGMMTVGGVFGFTIGYVTGLQIKYTSPLTHNVSGTAKACAQTVIAVVYNSSSKSLLWWTSNMMVLCGSSAYTWVKSLEMKKTPYKVPQDSAKEKLLSGEKGNMGV from the exons ATGGCTCTGGCCGGCTCGGAAACGATGGACCCAGACGGACACGGAGAGACTTTCTTACTCCGAGCTGTTAGAATAGCAGCTGTTGTTGTATTGTACTGGTTCGTCTCAATCACAATGGTGTTCCTCAATAATCATCTTCTGGACAACCGTGATTTGGACGCGCCGTTATTTGTGACTTTTTATCAGTGTGTGGTGACTGTCGGGCTGTGCTGGCTCATGCAGCTGCTGTCCAGGTTGTGCCCGAGACTGATCGACTTCCCGTCGGTCAGATTCGACGTGAAGACGTCCCGGGAGGTTCTGCCGCTGTCTGTCGTGTTCATCTGCATGATCACCTTCAACAACCTGTGCCTGAAATATGTCGGAGTGGCTTTCTACACAGTCGGTCGCTCCCTCAGCACAGTTTTTAATGTGCTGCTTTCATATGTCATCCTGAAACAGACCACATCTCTCCAAGCCTTACTGTGTTGTGCTTTCATCTTAG GTGGATTCTGGCTCGGTGTGGACCAGGAAAGCATGGCGGGGTCCCTCTCCTGGTCAGGCGTCTTTTTCGGGGTGCTGGCCAGCGCCTTTGTGTCTCTCAACGCCATCTACACAAAGAAAGTGATGCCTGCAGTAGATGGAAACATCTGGAAACTGTCCTACTACAACAACATCAATGCCTGCGTCCTCTTCCTCCCACTTATTCTTGTGTTTGGAGAGTTGGGTCATCTCGCCAACTTCAGTCGCCTGTCTGATCTCGGGTTTTGGGGCATGATGACAGTCGGAGGAGTGTTTGGTTTCACTATCGGCTACGTCACAGGCCTCCAGATCAAGTATACGAGTCCGCTCACGCACAACGTCTCAGGGACTGCAAAGGCCTGCGCTCAGACTGTTATTGCAGTAGTGTACAACTCGTCAAGTAAAAGCCTGCTGTGGTGGACCAGTAACATGATGGTTCTCTGTGGCTCATCAGCCTACACTTGGGTCAAAAGCCTAGAAATGAAGAAGACTCCCTACAAAGTCCCCCAGGATTCAGCCAAGGAAAAACTGCTGTCAGGGGAGAAAGGCAACATGGGAGTGTAA